One Drechmeria coniospora strain ARSEF 6962 chromosome 01, whole genome shotgun sequence genomic region harbors:
- a CDS encoding N-acetyltransferase complex ARD1 subunit, with product MDIRLLTSADLPLIQHANLQNLPENYFLKYYLYHALSWPQLSFVAVDASRPRRGPYDYPKIVGYVLAKMEEEPADGVPHGHITSLSVMRTHRRLGIAEKLMRQSQLAMVETFQAKYVSLHVRVSNTAARHLYETTLRFKIEKTEAKYYADGEDAFCMRLDLDSIRSQIDEIADADDVDADEKTGEQAATNGGGSHDVDEGEAVGEVGRDPAMNGKATQAKAVGKKVKVAVGRGLGVGDLVEKNESK from the exons ATGGACATCCGGCTCCTCACCAGCGCGGACCTGCCCCTGATTCAGCATGCAAACTTGCAGAACCTTCCGGAGAACTACTTCCTCAAGTACTACCTGTACCATGCGCTGTCATGGCCGCAGCTGAGCttcgtggccgtcgacgcgagcCGTCCGCGGCGGGGGCCGTACGACTATCCCAAGATTGTCGGCTACGTGCTCGCCAAGATGGAGGAGGAACCGGCTGATGGTGTGCCGCACGGCCATATCACAAGCTTGAGCGTGATGAGGACGCACCGGCGACTGGGCATTGCCGAGAAGCTCATGCGTCAGAGCC AGCTCGCCATGGTGGAAACGTTCCAGGCCAAGTACGTCTCGCTGCACGTGCGCGTGTCCAACACGGCAGCCCGGCACCTGTACGAGACGACGCTACGCTTCAAGATCGAGAAGACCGAGGCCAAGTACTacgccgatggcgaggacgCTTTCTGCATGCGCCTAGACCTTGACAGCATCCGTAGCCAGATTGACGAGattgccgatgccgacgacgtcgatgccgacgagaagaccggcgagcaggccgcaaccaacggcggcggttctcacgacgtggacgaggggGAAgctgtcggcgaggtcggccgcGATCCGGCCATGAACGGTAAGGCGACCCAGGCCAAGGCAGTGGGGAAAAAGGTCAAGGTTGCGGTCGGCAGGGGACTCGGTGTCGGGGATCTGGTGGAGAAGAACGAGAGCAAGTAG